CGCGGCAACGGCCTCATCCTCCGTAGCTCCTTCCTCTGCCACAGGTGCTCACGCAGGAGGAGCTCCTCGAGCAACCAGTCGGGCACGACGTAGGCTATGAACCACGCGATCTGGTGCCGCAAGTTGGGCACGCAGAGCGCGCCGTGGCCGATCCAGCGCACTGCTGCGCGCGCGTAGTCGTCGGGCGTCGGCGTCAACGGCGCGAAGAGCTTGGCCTCCGAGAAGCCCGACGCCATGGCGCCGGTCACGAAGAACGGTGCCTACACATAGGATTGTTATAAGCGGCCGGCACAGTGGCAGTGCATATAGATTGATCATGCATGGGAGGTGAATTTACTTTACCTGGCATTGCACATCGATTCCTTTGCTTCTATACTCGAGGTGAAGGCACTTAGAGAACCGAGCAACGTAGCTGCATGGAAGGAATCGGAAAACAAAGTCGCTTCATGAGTACTCTTCTACTACTACGGAGTAGGTACGTGCCTAGCTAGTTCTACATCTGCTTGGCACCCCGTACCGTTTCGTGGCGGCGTACATGGTGTAGAGGGGCAAGGAGGGGAGGGCCTCCGATGACATCGAGCCGAAGTTCACCACAGCTCCCCTCCGGCGCTCCACCATCCCCGGAATCACCGCCGCCGTCACCTCGGTCAGCGCCAGCAGGTTCACCCGTATCATGTCCACCCACGCCTCCACGCCGGCGTCGTGCAGGAACGCCGCGGGGGGATCCAGCACCCCGGCGTTGTTCACCAGCACGCCCACGTCCAGCGCCTCCACGGTCCGCCGTAGCCGCCGCATCGCCTCGTCGCCTGCCGGATATCCATTTTAGTAGTACATCAGATGAGCTTAGATGAATGATGGATGCATGCATTCTTGTGTGCGTAGTGTTAATTTCTCACCCTGAGCGGTGGAGACGAGCGACAGGTCCAACACGACGGTCTTGGTCTGGACGGCGGGAGCGGCCTTGGATATGGCCGCGGAG
This sequence is a window from Aegilops tauschii subsp. strangulata cultivar AL8/78 chromosome 7, Aet v6.0, whole genome shotgun sequence. Protein-coding genes within it:
- the LOC109772730 gene encoding very-long-chain 3-oxoacyl-CoA reductase 1-like translates to MAWFASLALLGALHVAALAFPVLSHLALCLRRHKDLRRRYGAWAVVTGPTSGMGRSTALELARRGMNLVLVGRNPAKLRDISAAISKAAPAVQTKTVVLDLSLVSTAQGDEAMRRLRRTVEALDVGVLVNNAGVLDPPAAFLHDAGVEAWVDMIRVNLLALTEVTAAVIPGMVERRRGAVVNFGSMSSEALPSLPLYTMYAATKRYVARFSKCLHLEYRSKGIDVQCQAPFFVTGAMASGFSEAKLFAPLTPTPDDYARAAVRWIGHGALCVPNLRHQIAWFIAYVVPDWLLEELLLREHLWQRKELRRMRPLPRAPAGSRDLVSYTCTSGCLS